A single region of the Syntrophotaleaceae bacterium genome encodes:
- the rimI gene encoding ribosomal protein S18-alanine N-acetyltransferase, which yields MIDRNIQPMKPCDLEQVLDLEKVCHRNPWSRQIFEEELANELSSIDLLWVGGLLAGLHCYWSFSGEMHILNLATAPVFRRQGLGRLLLAEGIKREIAKGLDRAFLEVRKGNEPAIALYRSFGFAVIGHRRKYYPDKEDALVMALEEKRLEEFVRRVCPEA from the coding sequence ATGATCGACAGAAACATCCAACCAATGAAACCCTGCGATCTGGAACAGGTGCTCGACCTCGAAAAGGTTTGCCATCGAAATCCCTGGTCGCGGCAGATCTTCGAGGAAGAACTGGCCAACGAGCTTTCCTCTATCGACCTGCTGTGGGTGGGGGGCCTGCTGGCGGGTCTGCACTGCTACTGGAGCTTCAGCGGCGAGATGCATATTCTCAACCTCGCTACGGCGCCGGTTTTCCGGCGTCAGGGTCTGGGCAGATTGCTTCTGGCAGAAGGTATCAAAAGAGAGATCGCAAAAGGGCTTGATCGCGCTTTTCTCGAAGTGCGCAAAGGTAACGAGCCGGCCATCGCCCTTTATAGATCTTTCGGCTTTGCCGTCATCGGTCACCGCAGAAAATATTACCCGGATAAAGAGGACGCTCTGGTCATGGCGCTGGAGGAGAAACGACTCGAGGAGTTCGTTCGGAGAGTTTGTCCTGAAGCATAG
- a CDS encoding pseudouridine synthase, whose amino-acid sequence MKERLQKLIAAAGLASRREAERWIEAGRVTVNGRRATLGESAEFGQDRIEVDGRPLRSKEKRAVVLLNKPLGYVTTARDPEGRKVVSDLVRDVPGRLFPVGRLDMNTEGLLLMTDDGELAALLSHPRHQVSKTYLVRIRGRLSEEERRKLEEGVLLDDGPTAPARIDKVRFSGSHTWFEITIHEGRNRQVRRMCEVVGHPVSRLKRIRLAFLELGDLRPGQYRMLTPAEVKELKSKT is encoded by the coding sequence ATGAAGGAACGCCTGCAGAAACTGATCGCAGCGGCCGGGCTGGCTTCCCGCCGGGAGGCTGAACGATGGATCGAAGCCGGCCGGGTTACCGTCAACGGCAGGCGGGCCACCCTGGGCGAAAGCGCCGAATTCGGGCAGGACCGGATTGAAGTGGACGGGCGGCCCCTGCGCTCCAAAGAAAAAAGAGCCGTTGTCCTGCTCAACAAGCCGCTCGGTTATGTGACCACCGCTCGCGACCCGGAAGGGCGCAAGGTGGTTAGCGACCTGGTTCGGGATGTTCCCGGCAGACTCTTTCCGGTTGGCCGCCTCGACATGAACACCGAGGGGCTGCTGCTGATGACCGACGACGGGGAACTGGCCGCACTGCTCAGTCATCCCCGGCATCAGGTGAGCAAAACCTATCTGGTCCGCATTCGCGGCCGCCTGAGTGAAGAGGAGCGTCGCAAGCTCGAGGAAGGTGTTCTGCTGGACGACGGACCAACGGCCCCGGCCCGGATCGATAAAGTCAGATTCTCCGGCAGCCACACCTGGTTCGAGATAACCATTCACGAGGGGCGCAACCGGCAGGTACGGCGGATGTGCGAAGTCGTCGGACACCCTGTGAGCCGGCTCAAACGGATCCGGCTGGCATTTTTGGAACTGGGAGATCTGCGGCCCGGGCAATATCGGATGCTGACTCCGGCAGAAGTCAAAGAGTTGAAAAGTAAAACCTGA
- a CDS encoding CBS domain-containing protein, which translates to MDVITTHINADFDCLGSMIAAKKLYPQAEMVFAGAQERNLREFFLQSADYAFRFKRIRDIDLEAITRLILVDVCQLDRIGPFADVARRKGVEVHVYDHHPVCIGSENYSLVKIEPVGSTVTILTHLFMEKSIRPSPEEATMMLLGLYEDTGKLLFNSTTVRDYQAAAFLLEQGANLNTVADFLTQELTADQVSLLHELIESRAILNANGIDIAVAHASIDHFVGDLAVLAHKLKDMENLNALIVAVRMGDRVFLVGRSRIPEVHVGEILAEFGGGGHSFAASGTLRNMTLVQFLDKLPQVLSDHVQPRWEARHLMFTAVKTVPVNATVNEAREVLTRYNINALPIMDGSRVAGVITRQVLEKAAHHDLANVPVSEYMSFDFVSVSPSTPVSELQALIVDRDQRFVPVVEQGKLIGAITRTDLLRHLISGATSRRMKDAPALASRDLSLKRRYVVRLMKDRLSPRIQEMLEGMGRVGDDLQVDVFAVGGFVRDLLLREENFDVDIVVEGDGIAFAAEFARRFDCRIRTHRKFGTAVVIFPDGFKVDIASARTEYYVAPGALPTVEHAPIKLDLYRRDFTINTLAIALNQQQYGELYDFFGAQRDLQEKAIRVLHNLSFVEDPTRVFRAIRFEQRLNFEMGGHTEHLLRSAVRMGFLEKVGGPRVLNELILIMKESDPLPAILRMAEFKLLQYIHPDLNHTDRLRSLFANARRAINWYDLLFTGEPCRRWTVYFLCLLSNLDREGVCGVCRRLSVTPRLIELFTDQREEIHRLTNQLFLRETRRNPATPSEVSAWFQGLATEVLLYGMARAENEQVQKTISHYFTHLRSMAPALSGEDLKQMGIPPGPLYKVILQELLDGRLDGRLLTRKDEKEFVRRRYPEAFRSAAKGKAES; encoded by the coding sequence ATGGACGTCATCACCACCCACATCAACGCCGACTTCGATTGTCTTGGGTCGATGATCGCCGCCAAGAAGCTCTATCCGCAGGCGGAAATGGTCTTCGCCGGGGCCCAGGAGCGGAACCTGCGGGAGTTTTTTCTGCAGAGCGCCGATTACGCCTTTCGTTTCAAGCGGATCCGGGACATCGACCTGGAGGCGATCACCCGCCTGATTCTGGTCGACGTCTGCCAACTGGACCGGATCGGCCCCTTTGCCGACGTGGCACGCCGCAAAGGGGTCGAGGTTCACGTCTACGATCATCATCCTGTCTGCATCGGCAGCGAAAACTATTCCCTGGTGAAGATCGAACCGGTCGGTTCGACCGTCACCATCCTGACCCACCTCTTCATGGAAAAGAGCATCCGGCCTTCGCCCGAAGAAGCCACCATGATGCTGCTCGGCCTCTATGAGGATACCGGCAAGCTGCTGTTCAATTCCACCACCGTCCGCGATTACCAGGCGGCCGCCTTCCTGCTCGAGCAGGGGGCCAATCTCAATACGGTTGCCGATTTTCTCACCCAGGAGCTGACGGCCGACCAGGTTTCGCTGCTGCACGAGCTGATCGAATCCCGCGCTATTCTCAACGCCAACGGTATCGATATCGCCGTCGCCCATGCGTCTATCGATCATTTCGTAGGCGACCTGGCGGTGCTTGCCCACAAACTGAAGGATATGGAAAACCTCAACGCCCTGATCGTAGCCGTGCGGATGGGCGACCGGGTTTTCCTGGTTGGCAGATCCCGCATACCGGAGGTCCATGTCGGCGAGATTCTGGCCGAATTCGGAGGGGGCGGACACAGTTTCGCCGCCTCGGGGACCCTGCGGAACATGACCCTGGTGCAGTTCCTGGATAAGCTGCCCCAGGTCCTGAGTGACCACGTGCAGCCGCGTTGGGAGGCCCGGCATCTCATGTTCACGGCGGTGAAAACCGTGCCCGTGAATGCGACCGTCAATGAAGCCCGGGAAGTCCTCACCCGCTACAACATCAACGCTCTGCCGATCATGGACGGCAGCCGGGTTGCGGGGGTCATCACCCGGCAGGTCTTGGAAAAGGCGGCTCACCACGATCTGGCGAACGTACCGGTCAGCGAATACATGAGCTTCGATTTCGTCAGTGTCTCACCCTCAACCCCGGTTTCCGAACTCCAGGCCTTGATTGTCGATCGCGACCAGCGTTTCGTGCCGGTGGTGGAGCAGGGGAAACTGATAGGCGCCATCACCCGCACCGACCTGCTGCGTCACCTGATCTCCGGCGCCACCTCCCGGCGGATGAAGGACGCTCCGGCGCTCGCCTCCAGGGATCTGTCCCTGAAGCGGCGTTATGTGGTGCGGCTGATGAAGGATCGCCTCAGCCCCCGCATTCAGGAGATGCTTGAAGGCATGGGGCGGGTCGGCGATGACCTGCAGGTCGACGTCTTTGCCGTTGGAGGTTTTGTCCGCGATCTCCTGCTGCGGGAGGAAAACTTCGATGTCGATATCGTCGTCGAAGGGGACGGGATCGCCTTCGCCGCGGAATTCGCCAGACGTTTCGACTGCCGGATCCGCACCCATCGCAAATTCGGTACGGCGGTCGTCATCTTTCCCGACGGTTTCAAGGTCGACATCGCCTCGGCCCGCACTGAATACTATGTGGCGCCAGGGGCCCTGCCGACAGTGGAACACGCACCGATCAAACTCGATCTCTACCGGCGGGATTTCACCATCAATACCCTGGCCATCGCTCTGAACCAGCAGCAATACGGGGAGCTGTACGATTTTTTCGGAGCGCAGCGGGACCTGCAGGAAAAAGCCATCCGGGTGCTACACAATCTGAGTTTCGTCGAGGATCCGACCCGGGTTTTCCGGGCGATCCGCTTCGAGCAGCGCCTCAATTTCGAAATGGGCGGGCATACCGAACATCTGTTGCGCAGTGCCGTCAGGATGGGTTTTTTGGAAAAGGTTGGGGGACCCCGGGTTCTCAACGAACTGATCCTGATCATGAAGGAATCCGATCCGCTGCCCGCCATACTGCGCATGGCAGAATTCAAACTGCTGCAGTACATCCATCCCGATCTCAACCACACGGATCGGCTCCGCTCCCTCTTCGCCAATGCCCGCAGAGCCATCAACTGGTATGACCTGCTTTTTACCGGCGAACCCTGCCGTCGCTGGACGGTCTATTTTCTCTGCCTGCTGTCCAATCTGGACCGGGAGGGGGTGTGCGGAGTCTGCAGGCGTCTGAGTGTAACGCCTCGCCTGATCGAGCTGTTTACCGATCAACGGGAGGAGATCCATCGCCTCACCAATCAGCTTTTCCTCAGGGAAACGCGAAGGAATCCGGCGACTCCCAGCGAAGTCTCCGCCTGGTTTCAAGGGCTTGCCACCGAAGTCCTTCTGTACGGAATGGCAAGGGCCGAGAACGAACAGGTTCAGAAAACGATATCCCACTATTTCACCCATCTCCGGTCGATGGCCCCTGCTCTGTCCGGAGAGGACCTCAAACAGATGGGAATTCCTCCGGGGCCCCTCTACAAGGTCATACTTCAGGAACTGCTGGACGGACGTCTGGACGGACGGCTTCTGACCAGAAAGGATGAGAAGGAGTTTGTTCGCCGCCGTTATCCCGAAGCCTTTCGCTCCGCTGCCAAGGGAAAGGCTGAATCCTGA
- a CDS encoding dihydroorotate dehydrogenase, which translates to MSEVSEKKNLLSARPDLSVKLSGLHLQNPVMPASGTFGYGEEYAPFIDLQALGAIVTKGLSLMPKAGNPTPRISETKGGMLNAIGLQNVGLETFVRDKLPFLRNLATPVIVNFFGNTLEEYGEMASRLEETEGLAAIEMNISCPNVKQGGIVFGTDPQAAAEVVGLVRRRYSGRLIVKLSPNVTDITVIARAVEEAGADVISCINTLTGMAVDIRTRRPRLANATGGLSGPAVRPVAVRMVHQVVRAVKIPVIGIGGIMRAEDALEFLIVGATAVQVGTANFVDPDAMIQIIAGLERFCREEGISRIQDLIGTLQGC; encoded by the coding sequence ATGAGCGAGGTCAGTGAAAAAAAGAATCTTCTTTCAGCCAGGCCGGATCTTTCCGTGAAACTTTCCGGGCTTCATCTGCAGAATCCGGTCATGCCCGCCTCCGGCACTTTCGGGTACGGCGAGGAATATGCCCCCTTTATCGATCTGCAGGCGCTGGGAGCGATCGTTACCAAGGGGTTGTCCCTGATGCCGAAGGCCGGTAACCCTACGCCCCGGATCTCGGAGACCAAGGGGGGTATGCTTAACGCCATCGGTCTGCAGAATGTGGGCCTGGAAACATTCGTCCGGGACAAATTGCCCTTTCTGCGGAACCTGGCGACTCCTGTCATCGTCAATTTTTTCGGCAATACGCTGGAGGAATACGGTGAGATGGCCAGCCGTCTGGAGGAGACCGAGGGCCTGGCCGCAATCGAGATGAATATCTCCTGCCCAAACGTGAAGCAGGGAGGAATAGTCTTCGGAACCGATCCGCAAGCCGCGGCGGAGGTGGTCGGGCTGGTGCGCCGACGCTACAGCGGCCGCCTCATCGTGAAGCTGAGCCCCAACGTGACCGACATCACGGTGATCGCCAGGGCCGTCGAGGAGGCCGGTGCCGACGTCATCAGCTGCATCAATACCCTCACGGGGATGGCAGTGGATATCCGCACCCGCCGGCCCCGCCTGGCCAATGCCACCGGGGGCCTGTCCGGTCCGGCCGTGCGGCCGGTGGCGGTGAGAATGGTGCATCAGGTGGTGCGGGCGGTAAAGATCCCGGTCATCGGCATCGGCGGCATCATGCGGGCCGAGGATGCCCTGGAGTTTCTGATCGTCGGAGCCACCGCCGTGCAGGTTGGAACCGCCAATTTCGTCGATCCCGATGCCATGATCCAGATCATTGCCGGCCTGGAACGGTTCTGCCGGGAGGAAGGGATATCTCGGATACAGGATTTAATAGGCACCCTGCAAGGCTGTTAA
- a CDS encoding dihydroorotate dehydrogenase electron transfer subunit, giving the protein MQNYKTTILSNQEISPGYYRMKILAPGISTQANPGQFVMFRIQVGLEPLLRRPFGVFQTGFLPADCQGFPDKEYVEILYKVVGHGTTLMRDLHEGDRVELLGPLGRGFDLGEPGRNKILVGGGIGLVPLYMLAGKLVDTAPVRLLIGGRSRQDILAVTEFERLGVQTYVSTDDGTLGEEGPVTRVLERKLTRFPDAEVFACGPMGMLQAVRDICALRKVSLQVSLEAFMACGVGACLGCVVKGVGHSEKDPHYLCSCKEGPVFHAEELDWGKIEAGEGTRS; this is encoded by the coding sequence ATGCAGAATTACAAAACAACGATTTTGTCCAACCAGGAAATCTCACCCGGCTATTACCGGATGAAGATACTCGCACCCGGCATCTCCACGCAGGCGAACCCTGGCCAGTTTGTCATGTTCCGGATCCAGGTCGGTCTCGAACCGCTCCTGCGCAGGCCTTTCGGGGTTTTCCAGACGGGGTTTCTGCCCGCCGATTGTCAAGGATTTCCGGACAAGGAATATGTGGAAATCCTTTATAAGGTGGTCGGTCACGGTACCACCCTCATGCGGGACCTGCATGAAGGGGACAGGGTCGAGCTGCTGGGACCCCTCGGGCGGGGATTCGACCTGGGAGAGCCGGGGCGTAACAAGATCCTGGTGGGGGGCGGTATAGGTCTGGTACCCTTGTACATGCTGGCAGGGAAACTGGTGGATACCGCGCCGGTGAGACTGCTGATCGGAGGCCGTTCCCGTCAGGATATCCTGGCGGTGACCGAATTCGAGCGTCTCGGCGTACAGACCTATGTTTCCACCGACGACGGAACCCTGGGGGAGGAAGGACCAGTCACCCGGGTTCTGGAGCGCAAGTTGACCCGCTTCCCCGATGCCGAAGTTTTTGCCTGCGGACCGATGGGCATGCTGCAGGCGGTCCGGGACATCTGCGCCCTGCGGAAGGTGTCTCTGCAGGTATCCCTGGAGGCTTTCATGGCCTGCGGGGTGGGCGCCTGTCTCGGCTGCGTGGTGAAAGGTGTCGGCCATTCCGAAAAGGATCCCCACTATCTGTGCAGTTGCAAGGAGGGGCCGGTTTTCCATGCCGAGGAGCTGGATTGGGGAAAAATAGAAGCCGGAGAAGGAACCAGGTCATGA
- the purM gene encoding phosphoribosylformylglycinamidine cyclo-ligase, which translates to MSEKEQMTYKDAGVDIDAGNQFVKMIKPLVKATSRPEVLTDIGGFGGLFSLNADKYQKPTLVTSTDGVGTKLKLAFMADKHDTVGIDLVAMCVNDIAVQGAEPLFFLDYLATGKLAPEKAVQIVKGIADGCIEAGCALIGGETAEMPGFYAEGEYDLAGFTVGIVDNSKIIDGSTVTVGDRLIGLASSGLHSNGYSLARKVFFERMGLTVGAQPEELQKPLGEELLTPTRIYVKTILNLVRDFQIKGMAHITGGGIIENVPRVLPKNCRAIIEKNSWPKPAVFELLRQGGNIDEMEMYRTMNYGIGMVLIVAEREVDEIMMRLGGLKEQAFLIGHIAKSEGEAGVVLV; encoded by the coding sequence GTGAGCGAAAAAGAGCAAATGACATACAAGGATGCCGGCGTCGATATCGATGCCGGGAATCAGTTTGTGAAGATGATCAAACCCCTGGTTAAAGCCACCTCCCGTCCTGAGGTCCTGACCGATATCGGGGGCTTTGGGGGGCTTTTCTCCCTCAATGCCGACAAATACCAGAAACCGACCCTGGTCACCAGCACCGACGGCGTCGGAACCAAGCTGAAACTTGCCTTCATGGCCGACAAACACGATACCGTCGGCATCGATCTTGTCGCCATGTGCGTCAACGACATCGCTGTTCAGGGAGCCGAGCCACTGTTTTTTCTCGACTATCTGGCCACCGGCAAACTGGCCCCTGAAAAAGCAGTGCAGATCGTCAAGGGCATCGCTGACGGCTGTATCGAGGCGGGCTGCGCCCTCATCGGAGGAGAAACCGCCGAGATGCCCGGTTTCTATGCCGAAGGGGAATACGATCTGGCCGGTTTTACAGTCGGCATCGTCGACAACAGCAAGATCATCGACGGCTCTACCGTGACCGTCGGCGACCGCCTCATCGGCCTGGCTTCCAGCGGCCTGCACTCCAACGGCTATTCCCTGGCCCGGAAGGTCTTTTTCGAGAGGATGGGGCTCACTGTAGGCGCACAACCCGAGGAGCTGCAAAAACCCCTCGGCGAGGAGCTTCTCACCCCGACCCGCATCTATGTCAAAACGATCCTCAATCTGGTCCGCGATTTTCAGATCAAGGGAATGGCCCACATTACCGGAGGCGGCATCATCGAAAACGTTCCCCGGGTGCTCCCGAAGAACTGCCGGGCCATCATTGAAAAGAACAGCTGGCCCAAGCCGGCCGTCTTTGAATTGTTGCGCCAGGGCGGCAATATCGACGAAATGGAAATGTACCGCACCATGAACTACGGCATCGGCATGGTGCTTATCGTGGCCGAACGGGAGGTGGACGAGATCATGATGCGCCTCGGCGGCCTCAAGGAGCAGGCGTTCCTGATCGGCCACATCGCCAAGAGCGAGGGGGAAGCCGGGGTCGTCCTGGTTTAA
- a CDS encoding segregation/condensation protein A: protein MTYEIELESFKGPLDLLLHLIKKNEMDIYDIPIAEITSQYLAAVDAMQSLNLEVAGEFLVMAATLLHIKSRMLLPKNPVEEPEEEEVDPRTELVQRLLEYQKYRDAAESLDRLPLLERDVFVRKGEELPEAAGEEETENLGAIGLFELMEAFQQLLREKGEPACHEVEMESVSLADRIQVILDSLARRRQLSFRELLTGTFGRGEIVVTFLAMLELVKLRMLRLMQNNRCGTIWLYAAGAGDSEDVVLKDEALGYK, encoded by the coding sequence ATGACCTACGAAATCGAGCTAGAGAGTTTCAAGGGACCTCTGGATCTGTTGCTCCATCTCATCAAAAAGAATGAGATGGACATCTACGATATTCCCATCGCCGAAATAACCAGCCAGTATCTGGCTGCGGTCGATGCCATGCAAAGCCTGAATCTCGAGGTGGCCGGGGAATTTCTGGTCATGGCGGCGACCCTGCTGCACATCAAATCCCGTATGCTGTTGCCCAAAAACCCCGTCGAGGAGCCGGAAGAGGAGGAGGTCGACCCCCGAACCGAGCTGGTGCAACGGCTTCTGGAATACCAGAAATACAGAGATGCCGCCGAAAGTCTGGACAGACTGCCCCTGCTGGAGCGGGACGTCTTCGTCCGCAAGGGCGAGGAACTGCCCGAGGCCGCCGGGGAAGAAGAAACCGAAAACCTCGGCGCGATCGGCCTGTTTGAGCTGATGGAGGCTTTTCAGCAACTCCTGCGGGAGAAGGGTGAGCCGGCCTGCCATGAGGTGGAAATGGAATCTGTGTCCCTGGCCGACCGCATTCAGGTCATTCTCGATAGCCTGGCCCGCCGCCGGCAACTCTCTTTTCGGGAGCTTTTAACCGGAACCTTCGGCCGTGGAGAGATCGTGGTCACCTTTCTGGCCATGCTGGAACTGGTGAAATTGCGTATGCTCCGCTTGATGCAGAACAATCGCTGCGGTACCATATGGCTCTATGCCGCAGGCGCTGGTGATTCAGAAGACGTCGTGTTAAAGGACGAGGCCCTTGGATACAAGTGA
- a CDS encoding tetratricopeptide repeat protein, with protein MSKKEKLLAAAQKNLLKGQVAKAIKDYEKVIESNPNDVRNRQKLGELYNRVGMTAEALEAYDWVARHYAKNGFYLKAIAVYKQMQKIDGSQGQIYFKLAELNEKQGLLGNALGEYRQLIKLLAKQDKPKDLIKVQEKMKDLDPDNIQLRVELAAAYAAQEDGGQPAEVLGQALEHLAGKKDLACPAALRQALEKYCPDKIELKVDLARVLLERGDNGGCIDLLQEVLAVDPQNRDAVLLLADGYHACGEFPREQEVCSRFLENSAHDLDIREKSVRAHLACGDQGRAFDELEEWKGAFFDDQRLAVLKDFYERFREFFPENEAVHKTLQAVYEKTGEGSKLFDLMSSDRKEAETGSEADPGLQEDAGQEEILAYGELPDEEPAVADKSPVEEPEQADLPDPEPESFRMDDDGDNLEFEIELEINEPEVSPETFEASHLDFGSLDLEASVAEENGLDLDEIIGGLGELEQGKKEDASPLDVKGDLEEAEFYLEQGLLEEAEKKCRNLLAAVPGCEEARQLLERILPAAPVSESGAQGGEVAGSGNRSKQAPETRQDREKSRLDGSLSEFKKGLENQISAEDTETHYNLGIAYKEMGLLDDAIEQFEKAMLDPGRRVDCLTLKGVCLVQKGEFEKAVEAFKAGLALDDLKNEERTCFHYELGILYQSWQRPLEALESFQCVAEAEPFFRDVESRIKDLRKELGLAEDEGAEGSGGKSSKNRISYI; from the coding sequence TTGTCGAAAAAGGAAAAATTACTCGCGGCTGCCCAGAAGAATCTGCTCAAGGGTCAGGTCGCCAAGGCCATCAAAGATTACGAAAAGGTAATCGAAAGCAACCCCAACGATGTGCGCAACCGGCAGAAACTGGGAGAGCTTTACAATCGCGTCGGCATGACTGCGGAAGCCCTGGAAGCCTACGATTGGGTGGCACGGCATTACGCCAAAAACGGCTTTTACCTGAAGGCGATCGCCGTTTACAAGCAGATGCAGAAGATCGACGGGTCCCAGGGGCAGATCTATTTCAAACTCGCAGAGCTGAATGAGAAACAGGGACTGCTGGGTAATGCCCTCGGCGAGTATCGGCAATTGATCAAGCTGCTGGCGAAGCAGGACAAACCCAAGGATCTGATCAAGGTCCAGGAGAAGATGAAGGACCTTGATCCGGACAACATTCAGCTGCGGGTCGAACTGGCTGCGGCTTATGCGGCCCAGGAGGACGGCGGCCAGCCGGCTGAGGTTCTGGGGCAGGCCCTCGAGCATCTGGCCGGGAAGAAGGATCTTGCTTGTCCGGCGGCCTTGCGGCAGGCACTGGAAAAATACTGCCCGGACAAGATCGAACTGAAGGTCGATCTGGCCCGGGTTCTGCTTGAGCGCGGCGACAACGGCGGGTGCATCGATCTGCTTCAGGAGGTTCTTGCCGTAGACCCGCAAAACAGGGATGCGGTTCTGTTGCTGGCTGACGGCTATCATGCGTGCGGAGAGTTCCCGAGGGAACAGGAAGTGTGTAGCCGGTTCCTGGAAAACAGTGCTCACGATCTCGACATCCGGGAAAAATCGGTTCGGGCCCATCTCGCCTGTGGTGACCAAGGCAGGGCCTTCGACGAACTGGAGGAATGGAAAGGCGCCTTTTTCGACGATCAGCGGCTTGCGGTGCTGAAGGATTTCTATGAGCGGTTCAGGGAATTTTTTCCGGAAAACGAGGCCGTTCATAAGACACTGCAGGCTGTCTATGAAAAAACCGGCGAAGGGAGCAAGCTGTTCGACCTGATGTCCTCGGATCGGAAGGAGGCAGAAACGGGTTCCGAGGCAGACCCTGGCCTACAGGAGGATGCCGGGCAGGAAGAGATCCTCGCCTATGGAGAATTGCCCGACGAAGAACCGGCGGTTGCGGATAAGTCCCCGGTGGAAGAACCAGAGCAGGCAGACCTGCCGGACCCTGAACCGGAATCGTTCCGAATGGACGACGATGGCGACAATCTGGAGTTTGAGATCGAACTGGAGATCAATGAGCCCGAAGTTTCTCCCGAAACCTTTGAGGCCAGCCATCTCGATTTCGGCAGTCTCGATCTGGAGGCTTCCGTGGCCGAAGAAAATGGCCTTGATCTGGATGAAATCATCGGGGGACTCGGTGAACTCGAACAGGGCAAGAAGGAGGATGCTTCTCCCTTGGATGTCAAAGGGGATCTGGAGGAAGCGGAGTTCTATCTGGAACAGGGGTTGCTCGAGGAAGCCGAAAAGAAATGTCGAAATCTTCTGGCCGCAGTTCCCGGGTGTGAGGAAGCCCGGCAACTGCTGGAGCGCATTTTACCCGCAGCCCCTGTATCCGAATCCGGGGCCCAGGGTGGAGAGGTGGCAGGCTCCGGGAACCGGTCGAAACAGGCGCCGGAAACCAGGCAGGATCGGGAAAAATCGCGCCTGGACGGCAGCCTCTCGGAGTTCAAGAAGGGCCTCGAAAATCAGATCAGCGCCGAAGATACCGAAACCCACTACAACCTGGGCATCGCCTATAAAGAGATGGGGCTGCTGGATGACGCCATCGAGCAGTTCGAAAAGGCGATGCTGGACCCGGGGAGGAGGGTCGATTGCCTGACCCTGAAAGGCGTATGCCTGGTGCAGAAAGGCGAGTTCGAAAAAGCGGTCGAGGCTTTTAAGGCGGGTCTCGCTCTGGACGATCTCAAGAATGAAGAAAGGACCTGCTTTCACTACGAACTGGGTATTCTCTATCAGTCGTGGCAGAGGCCGCTGGAGGCTCTCGAAAGTTTCCAGTGCGTAGCGGAGGCAGAACCTTTTTTCCGTGATGTGGAATCGAGAATCAAGGACCTGCGCAAGGAGCTGGGGCTGGCGGAGGATGAAGGGGCCGAAGGCTCGGGAGGAAAATCTTCCAAAAATCGCATTTCCTACATCTGA
- the scpB gene encoding SMC-Scp complex subunit ScpB, translating to MDTSDRRTIIEGLVFAAEGPVRAELVADVLEMEKEEVQAILLELQEEYARAGRGFILHQVAGGFQFRTRVELAPWLRRLRSSRPSRFSRAALETLSIIAYRQPVTRADIDFLRGVDSGGVLKTLLEKRLVKILGKKDVPGKPLIYGTSREFLELFGLNDLGGLPSLKEFSDLSPDLTKELDSKF from the coding sequence TTGGATACAAGTGACAGGCGGACGATCATCGAGGGACTGGTGTTCGCCGCCGAGGGTCCGGTCCGAGCCGAACTCGTCGCCGATGTTCTGGAAATGGAAAAAGAGGAGGTTCAGGCCATCCTGTTGGAGCTGCAGGAGGAATATGCGCGGGCCGGACGCGGCTTTATCCTGCATCAGGTTGCAGGGGGCTTTCAGTTTCGCACCAGGGTCGAACTTGCACCCTGGCTGCGTCGTTTGCGGAGCAGCCGCCCATCGCGATTTTCCAGAGCCGCCCTGGAAACCCTGTCTATCATCGCCTACCGCCAGCCGGTCACCCGGGCCGACATCGATTTTCTCCGCGGTGTCGATTCCGGCGGGGTGCTGAAAACCCTTCTGGAAAAGCGGCTGGTCAAAATTCTCGGGAAGAAGGATGTCCCGGGCAAGCCCCTGATTTACGGAACCAGTCGGGAATTTCTGGAACTCTTCGGTCTCAATGACCTCGGCGGGCTGCCTTCCCTGAAGGAATTCAGCGATCTCTCGCCCGATCTGACCAAGGAACTGGACAGCAAGTTCTAA